Within the Hevea brasiliensis isolate MT/VB/25A 57/8 chromosome 2, ASM3005281v1, whole genome shotgun sequence genome, the region tacttatcatgtatgagtgcctatcatgtttgttatatggcataagactcaccattccatcttatttatatctcatataaataacttgggaacaaacatgaatacaatctttctggataagtcatatccttattatgaagtatcctcgattgtgaacctgtttatgatactttgtactagagatactgtcacttatattcttaacaacttaagaatagaatttctaacaaaatatcaatggaccttttctattacacataaatatattatgtaaacggaaaagtagaaatgacttttattaataaaaatatgtactagatacatactaaatgatatgctctaggccatactactaacattaagtgtatttattgaatggtgattggtggatcaattttaaatgacatcattatgatgtcataattaacatTATCTCGAAATtctttttgttttgttttcttactttcatttatcatttttaataaatttttcatcaatatttattcacattttatgttataaatttCACTTACTTGACTGAACAAGTtgttcaaaaatcatctctgaaggtgaaatgaccaaaatgcccttcgtttagcttattgagctaaaattatctgtacggATTGATAAAATTCTAGGAACATTTTCTTGgccttctaatgccatcgaaatctcattgactcttctctggagtactaaaaattattttatgaattttctccctagtttagggctcctagctgcgaggactgcaacttcctactgggttgcccatcgctagagcactggctcatttaacttggttgtattttatttctaaaattttttctaaatttttcttattattatttgagctaattatgactcctcactttaatctaaatatttttccagacgttatagctgttcggactgacaccggtcacctgaacagtagaatgtacggaattgcgatagtgaggatgttacagaccTCACCACACAccatttttagtccattttaaggTTTATGTCAGAGAATATAAAAAGCATTATTACCTCATTTTTGCTAAGGAGGGAAGATTTGGAAGGAAGGAGAAAAATGAGTTGCAAATCTCGTTATTTCCATCTAAAGCTTTGATTATTCTTCACTTCAATAACCATTTTCTGTGTTTCCTTTATcgggtttctttagttttagCTTTCTTTTCACCTTTTACTTCTTCTTTTGCTAGAATATTTGCATTAAACATGATAAGTGAGTAgttttttttaagattttgaagttggatatgtaatatttaaaatattttatagatttgtaCTGGTTAGACCAGATTTTATGATTATTAtgaagttttattcatttcttgtgtgcttaaagACATGCTTACTGTAGGAtctcattaagttatgttctaaaTCCTTAGTTAAAGCACTGAAAGGAGAAAACCCAGTGATGaataatcaagaaattagacttaattaacttagatctagaaatagactaaggattaagagaattaatagattaattaaagaaacTAATGGGTCGTgaataattttaactccacgaaaatatgattaaattgattaagacactctttgtctcacttaaAAGGGTTTTTAAAGGATATGAGAATTAATCTCCTTGAAACACATAATATTCATATGTTTGGTTAACCAATCAAAATCTCCAAATAGCTTAAATATGAACCCAGACTCTGAAATCACCTTTTACCGTTGTTAATTGTTAATTGATTTTAATTACTTGTTACTTTTTTTCTTACCATATTGCATTTAGCTCAATTTAATCTTATAATTTTAGTGAATTTTTCTATTCAAGCAATTTCTTTATTGAATTTACAAATATACCCTTTAATTCTTAAtcttttcatttaattatttggtagttcaaatttagtttacattaGTATATTTCttatatcaaaaatttaatttataatataaattttaaaggaaatgatatcttttctatactacttgaacgatcCATGTACTTGCAGTTAGGCCACATCAgatatttatttttaagtattaTGTCCCCAGTGCCAAAGCTAGAAAGAGGAGTGATTTATAATTGTTTTTCCCTCTTctaaaaaataagtgatattttcAATTAAAGATGAAATAATAACGtgagaattttttataaaatacatatcaataattttatttttgttcatgatgctaaatttttaattttattaatttactatCGAAACAtacataaaattacaaaaataataatttaaagtttcatgaaattataaattcacaataagttgagcaagtcgttaaaaattaattaataaaaaatttcatcaaattttccTTTCATCTTTGCTAAATATTAAAAGCTTAATAAAAATTCTATAAatgtattattaattttaattatggaATAGAatgaaaagataaaaaaaataaagaatgaaTGAGAAAGAAAGTTGAGTAATAACAGAGAGGAAGTCATTGCAATGGTGAGCAAAATTCTTCTTaaattttatgataataatgGCTTGAGTATTGAAATATTGAActtgaaatatttatttaattataagtttGAATTATGAAATGGAAAGCATTTAATTTACAGTAACTTTTTGAACAAGGAAGAGGGAGGGGATGGAAAATAGAAAGAATGGACAAAAGGAGTACGTGCATATATAAACATAATTTACAGCTAACTTTTTGAATTGTGATCCATCTTTTTATTTGGAATTTTCAGCATTACATTAACCTATAAGACTTCAATCAAAAACTAATGTTTCAATAACATATCATGGCAAATACCTTCATCTCTAATCATAGAGACAAGCAGGCAAGCGAGGTTTCACCAGAACTTCAAGAGGGGTGGCTTTGCTATTTGTTAATCCAGCAGTCTCAGTCATGTCAACTGGTGTATTTGATGGGGTTGACATCTCAAATGCTTGAAGGAAACTTGCCAGAACTAATTGAGTCATCAGAATGCCAAAATTTATCCCAGGGCATGCCCTCCTACCGGCACCAAATGGAATGAGCTCAAAATTCTGACCTTTCACATCAATTTCCTTGTGTGTGTTCAGAAATCTCTCTGGTTCAAATTCCATTGGATTTGACCACACCCGCGGATCCCTATGGATCTTGTAAATGTTAACCATTAGGTGGGTACCTGCTGGGACATGGTAACCACCGATGGTACAATCCTCGGAGAATTCCCGACGTCCTGATAGTGGACCAGCAGGGTATAGCCTCATCGTCTCCTTAACTATTGCCTGGAGATATACCAGTTTATCTATGTCTGATTCATTCACAAGTCTTTCTCTGCCAACTTGAATGTCCAATTCTTCTTGGGCCTTCCTCAGTGCAATGGGATGGTTTAACAATAGCGCCAGTCCCCATGTTACCGTAACAGTTGTGGTATCAGTACCCCCTGCAATAATAGTCTACAAAACAGAGTGAACCAGcatcttaaataataataaaagcgtaaaaaattataaaatttgaggaTAGTTAGAATTCGTATCTGGATAATTGAATCTTTAATTACCATGGATGTAGCTTTTATAACAGTATTAGCATCATAACCAGCAAGATCAATACCATTAAGCACCGACAGCAAGACGTCCATGAAGTCTTGGTCTCTGTTAGACACTTGGCCAGTTTCTCTCTTCCTGTGATGATCCTCTAACCACTCTCCAATGATACTGTCAAATTCCTTAGCAGTTCTCTTCATGGCCATCTCATATCCACCTAAATCCATCCACCCAAGAAATGGAAAAGCATCCCTCGCTACAGGCAGCCCTAACAAGTAAAAGAACTCCCTCATCGCCTTCTGGAATCGCCGGGCCTCTCCCTCGTCACCTGCAGAACTATTACCAAAGTACCTCTTTCCTGCAACCATCCTGAGAATCACGTTCATATTTATGTCATTAAAACATCTCTTCATGTCCACCATGACTTGGTTTGTCTCATCTTTGTTTTTTGTCCACAACTTGTACAGATCCTTCATTGAGCCTGTCACTTCAGAGGCCCTAATGTGTTTTAATAGCTCAAGTCTGCGGTTGGAGAGTAGCTCTGTAGCCGTTAATTTTCGCATTTCGCGCCAGTATTCAACTTGAGGGGAGAATCCGAAATTGGCATAATCGTAGCCCAGAAGTTTTGAACCTGTAAATTTGGGGCGGGTCCAAACAGCGGCATCGTTGGTGGTGAATATTTCCTTAGCCAAGTCCCAGGAACTGACCACCAAAGCTGAGTATATCCCAATCCTGACGGTGAAGATAGGTCCATACTTATCAGCTAAGGCTGCCAAAGTTATGTGGGGAAGCTCACGTCCTGCCAACAAAGGGAGATGACCTAAAATCGGCCATGCACCTCCAGCTTCGGGAGCTGCTTTGGCCTTGGCAGATTTGGACCCCCTCAAGAGAAAGTAGTAAAAGAGAATTACAGCAGTAAGCCCAAGGATGATGTCTTTCAGGTATGGCGGAAGCAGAGCCATATTATTACAGCTACGGTGTCTTGGATGGCGGAATATTTCAATGTTAAATCTAGCTAAACGCGCACTTCTTCTTGTTCCCCACTAACAATTAAGCAGCGAGAATCAAGACTTAGCCAGTAATGGAGAGAACCAATGGACGGACGCCTGCTAGAGGACCAACCCCCCACCCTTAGTACAACGTAGTGCTGAGCTATGCTTACTGTGCTATCTTTATTTTTCCTAATTCATTAtagatttaaaaatataaatatgtgataattattaagaaaatttttTGTCTAAATCGAATTTATCGTGAATCAAAATACAATGATATAACACtcacatatttaataaataaatttcacaatatattttatattttatattttaaattcataataaattaaatttaaataaaaaaaattatatatttaataaataaatctcaCTATACTTCTCTTATTCTAAGTTTATGTTAAATCTCACctagaaaagaaaaatcacttTTACAATGTGAAAGGGGGACTCTGAGTCTTGCTTTTAGATAGAAATGGCTAGCTATAGGCCGCACGTCAATTTATTAAACGACAaggacttgatcaaattgctggaGACAAACGCCATCAACATAAGATAAAAATAATGAATAAATTACTTTTTCCAAGTCTCTATCGCAAACAGAAACATTAAAATAACAATTCTCAGAGGATAAGCACGAAAGAATAAGACAGCAAAGTCATTTGCTACCACCAAGAGTGATAGGCTTTAGTGttagatttatttaattttaatcaataTTCACATCAATATGTTGAAATTACACATTGCCTTTCTAAGATGTGGATCGACGATTGTTTGTGAATGGCTTACATCTTGACATGTCAAGACACATATTGAACATGGTGTATGAGTTGAGTTAAATCAAGAGCCTTAATTGTGGGCtttaaatttcaagaaatcatAACCGTTATAAttacaaagttttttttttcaatgaaaaaaaaaattcatttgctTTGCAGTAGAAATCCAAAGCAAACAACATGTCGTGGAATTGCACAGTAAAATTACAGAATTATTCATCTCTTGCagaaaaccatgataaaaaaatCGAAGCAAACAATTGAACAACATAAAATTTGATCAgtgagaagaaattgaagaaaaccaAAAGACCAAACTTAAATCATTagtagagaaagagagagagggaaaGGCCCATTGTTACCATTTGATTTATGTGTGTATATTGAATAGAATGGCATATCTCTTTATCTGTTTCTTTTAAAATTTCCAGCAATTTGTGCTTCACAGGCCCCTTCAGCCCTTCCTTCCTCCATTGCCTCGTCCCCTTTTAgcccaatgaaaaaaaaaaaaaaagaaaaaaaaaaaactctaatcTATGCCAtttaaaagcaaagaaaaatttGTAGTTCAACTAATTGTTCTTCCATTATTTTAAAGAGAAACAAAATTCAATCAATGGTTAGAAAAAAATTAAATCGATAGATCCAAATAAAacttaataaaaagaaaatttgtaCTTAATTCAATCTTTAATTACAAGTTATTATACACCAAAAGTTTAATTTCGAAAATTTAGTAATGATAGTTGAATGTAGTAACTATATTTAAAAAGGAAAGCTATGCAAGCTAAATCAttttagatttaaaaaaaaaatgttagtgaaatttaaaatttacactTCCATCCACTACAAGAAAATATCATAACAGAAACCGAATTTAAAAATAGATTTATGTCAGTTTGTAATTTGAAATAGCTTTTGAAATAAAAATTGAGTAGAATGGATTAAATATATCAGAAACCGATTAGCAATGGCTTTGAAACTGAAACTTGAAAGTGAAACTCTTCGGTTTCTAAATTATGCACTAAAATTTGACAGCAAATTTAGCATTGGTTTAGAAACCGATTACAAACTGACTTCTGAAACTAAATCATGCTCTGTTTCTAATTTAAAGATTCAAAACTAGTTCCATTATATTTAAGTCATATTAGAAACCAATTTTCATCAGCTTCTAATTCTTTTAAgtttaatttagaaaccgattactTTAGATTTCAAAATAAAGGTATtatctatttatatttagaaatTGATTTCTATTGGTttcaaatttaatataatttctattttatttattaaattttaaaatcaaaatagAAACCGATTCATGTCGGTTTCTAATTTCTTTATTACACTTAGAAACTGATAGTTTTCAgttttaaaatttatctattgtatattttatttaataaattttaaaatcaacttagaaacCTATTTTTTTCGGTTTCTATTTCCCTTAGTTATATTTAGAAACTGATTTCTGTCAGTTTCAAAATAAATCTATTatcaattttattgattaaattttaattgattaaattttaaagtcaaattagaaaccgatttatatCGGTTTCTAATTCCTTTACTTATATTTAGAAATCGATTACTTTCGGTTTTAAAAATTAAGGTGTTATCtaattatatttagaaaccgaataCTTTTTATTTTAAACTTAATCTAATTGTCTATTATATGAATTATAAGGTTAAATTAGAAACAAATTTTAATCGGTTTTTAATTCTTTTAGCTATATTTCGAAACTGATTGGTTTTGGTTTCAAAATTAATCtattatctattttatttattaaattttaaagggAAATTAGAAACCAAGTTTTATTGGTTTCTAATTCATTTAGTTATAATTAGAAATCGATTTATTGTGGTTTCAAAAATTAATGTATATCTAGTTATATTTATAAACTGATTTATTTctatttcaaaattattttacTTCAAATTAGAGACCGATTTTGGTCAGTTTCTAATTaccatttttttaagaaaattaaaatgccCCCTCTTTTTATTCCCACAGCCACTTTTGACCTCTTCCTCTCAAATCTAAAAATCCCTTTTCCTCTCTCATTTCTTCTTATTTGCCATAGAAATTACAACAATGGAGAATGCCTTTTTCCTTCTAAGGTTAAATTTGAGTAGTTGGTGACTAGGTTTTGAATTAAGTATTTTGCTTGTTATTTTATATGGCCTGAATTTTGGATATATCTTAATGGACTCAAATTATGACCTGACCTAAAAGTCTCGCAATATGAcctgattgggataaaaagtaagaaattgaGAAACACATTGGGGCTAGGATTTGAAAGtataaattataagtaaaaaaatatatcaattctactaaaaaatatcaaatttacTTCAAACTCAGTCATTTAGCAAGGCTCCCCATTCCCAAATAAACCTAAACCCTCAGAATCAGATTTCATCCCTTTTGTTGCTTGCTGCCGCCCCCCCTTTCTTCGGATTTCCTCAGACATTTTCTCTCTCTTAGCCTCTCTCTCAGTCTCGCTTCTGCTCCTCAGTCTACCTCTCACTTAGCCTCTATCTCAATCACACAAAAAGCACAAACGAGTATCTCTCTATCACTCAGCCTTTCTCTCAGTCACACAGTACCCACAAGCCTCTCTCTCTATCCCTCAGCCTCTTTCTCAGTCGCACAGTACCCACAAGCCTCTCTCTCTGTCCCTCAGCCTCTCTCTCAGTCACACAAAACCCACAAGGTTGTCTCTCCTTTGAAGCACAACTTTCTTTCCACAGCCTTGATTTAAACAttagctgtaacacccctcacccgtctacagtgtagtcgagcaaggtgtgctacattcagtgctggagtatcctatcttatcttgtcttataccgtattaatttaaattccatttatttatattattccatatatgataaattttttttatgacattttatttttatagagaCCCAGACAGAATTTTTTCTGTTTTATTAGTGTATGTCGGGTTCCACCATTcccctgttaaaaataatttcatatcatatatTATATTATCCATCTCATTCTTTCTATATACCATGTCATATCATCtcattattcataaaattttcaagaaagtaattttcatttcattcatataaaatttacatacaataatttataatttatatacaatccaaaaatttaattacatatctcaaagtgatttacaacatttacttatgtgcaatgatcaaaatgcaacatctaatatatacatgagccctaccaaaataactgatgagCTAACATCAATACTCTAGCAAATCTGATCAATCCTCTATCGGTGTTCTactgctactgctgctgctgctggtggtctcctgtacctacgcgaggaaacaatccatttCACTAAGCATTTCTGATTTGTGgtgcaataattgaaataaaaataactaataattgaaataattattccatataaaatttcctaaattttttaattaattaaatatttgcgAAACTTTAAGAGCAAAtaatttatcgggatctttttatttatatatttcatattcagtcttattaaatccataatagtgatctcttcatgtacttatttaaatttaaaatgtattactcatatctgtgcccaagtaacctatgacagactctAAAGACTAGATACAcatgagtatactagttagacatccgtatgtctatcaagtatacaacgatcatgtcaggcactaggccagtgggcaggcataaagccagtaataATAATAGGCACTGTGGCCAaggggcaggcataaagccagtagaataaccatctcagacatatgttgtctatcaatgatcattcatgtgggcagtactgtaatctatagtccctaattagcataccaatcgatccatgctatataaataagtctaggtatactttgggcaaagtagaattattaagtatttataatttcattaattcatgttatatACTAGTGGTGTTTAATAGCATTTTTATGTCACTTGTAATGGGAAGCATAAGTCCCACATGCatgttcatgttatttttatgtttaGCAAGTTACTTTAGTTCATTCCATATCATGTgccaagttattttatgaacctttctcaaggtccagatttgataTCTTAAATTCAtctagcaaattggttaagatgtggcccctgtttggccacacttctttcatggaagttgttcctctatgtcttgtctttattttcctttttaaatcatgtcatttggagttttagaactcaagttatggtcaaataaccaaaactagtTCATTAACTCATTCTAGTTCCAGAACcaagcagattctggagtcaaatTTTATCTAACTATTTGGACATGTtatagccacttttaggcctaatgttcttcataggagttgttaccctatgtcttaggatcactcaaatttaagatttacaattttttaagttttgtagaattaattatggcaaATTAACTGGCCTAGACTTAGGTACCCTATGCCTTTAGGATTCTAGGTTCAGGTCAGTAGCTTtgtctcccattttagggttcataCACTCAACATTTGAGGCAAGTTCCTAAATAAAAGTTGGAGCccttgtcgcaaggtattttgcgatcGCCCGGACGAAGCTCTacactgaagtgggaaaagtgaggagttgccactttaattttgagggaaattaaaggaaaccatttgtgGAAACAGATTAAAAGaagccacttcgaaaacagagattccaaGTTCGGGGTTCGTATATgggaggggaaggtgttaggcaccccacctcgtccctcaatgaggacaaacagatttaatgttatgctctatCATAAATTAAAAGGATAATTAAGGGGTtaggatagtgatgatgttaatcttttgtgcaaaataaaggaataCTTAACATTTCACTTACTTTGAGTTTCCCAAGAACACACGTtcatgagatggccctttagtgaataagtATCGTGTAGGGTTATTCTGTGTATTAGGATTGTGTTatttttaatttggattttgttaagagagctcggacGAGAAGCTTCTACCGATCTCTCGGCATATTTTTAGAGTTTTAAGCggaagatttcggataagaattctcctccgatctctacgtTTTTAGTtagatgagaatcaggtaagaactctcccctgatcttttagagtgttcggtttaaaattttaaatgaaggatctcagataagaactctcctccgatctccatgttttttttttaaatgagaatcaggtaagaactctcccctgatctcttagggtgttcggtttaaaattttaaatgaacgatctcaaataagaactctcctccaatctccgtattttttaaaatgagaatcaggtaagaactctctcctaaTCTCTTAGGGTGttcagtttaaaattttaaatgacgaATCTCGGATAAAGGAGTCTAGCACTTGAAGGCGCCAGAGACCCGCACAATGTTTTTCTTAACCTACTAGGGCCTTGTAACTAGAGGGTGGAAATGAGACTGAACTTTCATCGACCTTCTATTTGATCGCCTTGTCCAAACTCTTAGGCTggcgatatccgatctcttttggttactaATCTGGGGTCCGATCTTATCTCAATTCCCGCTCTATTATGCTATCTCCTGGACTTGTTTAGTAGCCCGACCTCATAACTTTTTCCTCTAAGCTACTATTCAACCTTTggttatttttatttgtccgaaaaaaaaaaaaaaacttccacgttaagatacttctaccaacATTTTATTAAGTTACCTAAAAGTTGCTCACAACCAAAACACCTattttcgaaggaaatgaaaactaaggaGAAATAAATAGAGTTTACGTACGAATAGAAGAAGTAAACATCGGGAAATACTATCGGCCTGAATAATCTACATTGGGATTTTAGTGCGACTGAACTTGatggaaatttgaaaaaaataaaaacagaTAAACTGAAACACGAGCATCCAGCGAAATAATAGTCTGGACACTTAACTGTGGGAGGTTGAGGATCTTGAGCTAACTCTAGTGTCCACAAATCTTGCAGAGGTGGAAGCTGATGGTCCAGGGACTAATGCTTACTTCGAAATAACGAGAACCAGGTCAGAATGCAGTTGAGCCGAAGCAACGGTAACCGGGTTAGAATGAGATCAAGCTTGGAGATTAATATGCTAGTATTAGGGTAATGAAGATGAAACTGAACAAAAAAAATGgtatcgcagagtaatgaacagactgaaaatgaagaatttcagggtccaaAGCTCCTCcaatggagatacttaagaaaactagtttctgaagtttctcaaaagctcagaatggcaaagtagcaagactgaattagattttagagtctttccactataatcaccaccacctttttgccGTCCCTCTCTGATGtgcatgcggtatttatagggaacgggtgctactaatgaagggtcaggatctccccttggggagatggaaggtttggatttaaaaggacataatccgatgtctaaaaattaaagagaatcaaaacggacGGCTGGGATCCTagtcagaatatctgtcctttctcttcttaatctaacggctcagggtcttgcctgTCAGGAcagatccaaaggctgggaataaaaggcgtcggACCTGTCATCTGCCTTttaatccaagggctccgggttcgtccttacaagtatgatcaatggtggagattgagatgtacaaaactgccataactgttttagcgcctgtcagcaatgtgggtgaTTCTGCAAATGGGGCGTGCGATGAAGATTTGATcatgcctgcaacgctttaactaccttggttctgattatgtagagagttattggaagtcatCTCGTCCTCTTCGTGCTTTtcgatctctattccttccgatctctctattatgaccctcttCTTTTCCGATCTGTCTCATATCGGGCCCCTCATcgcttcccgatctctcccattccagtACCTTCCTCTTTATCCAATCTGCCttagtcaaagcaattaattcttcggttaccgatgcatccgcttcggtttctgtatgcaataaatgctcaggccctatatatatgcaccagcGAGAAAACTCCTCCACACTTcatttctcctccttccatttctcCATTTCTCCTGTTCTAGCTTCTCCGGTGACAATTCCGattatggtgactgcttttgatcttttttcgactgttttctttgctcctcgactgaaaatttacaatcccGGTGATTGGAGAAACATGAGAAcaatatctgatgacagtgaaggaaccggactaatttaccgatcaggaTCGAAAACGACGatcatgccga harbors:
- the LOC110661465 gene encoding cytochrome P450 CYP82D47, producing the protein MALLPPYLKDIILGLTAVILFYYFLLRGSKSAKAKAAPEAGGAWPILGHLPLLAGRELPHITLAALADKYGPIFTVRIGIYSALVVSSWDLAKEIFTTNDAAVWTRPKFTGSKLLGYDYANFGFSPQVEYWREMRKLTATELLSNRRLELLKHIRASEVTGSMKDLYKLWTKNKDETNQVMVDMKRCFNDINMNVILRMVAGKRYFGNSSAGDEGEARRFQKAMREFFYLLGLPVARDAFPFLGWMDLGGYEMAMKRTAKEFDSIIGEWLEDHHRKRETGQVSNRDQDFMDVLLSVLNGIDLAGYDANTVIKATSMTIIAGGTDTTTVTVTWGLALLLNHPIALRKAQEELDIQVGRERLVNESDIDKLVYLQAIVKETMRLYPAGPLSGRREFSEDCTIGGYHVPAGTHLMVNIYKIHRDPRVWSNPMEFEPERFLNTHKEIDVKGQNFELIPFGAGRRACPGINFGILMTQLVLASFLQAFEMSTPSNTPVDMTETAGLTNSKATPLEVLVKPRLPACLYD